A region from the Candidatus Krumholzibacteriia bacterium genome encodes:
- the rpmB gene encoding 50S ribosomal protein L28 — protein MSKRCQVTGKAPITGHNVSHAHNVSKRRFLPNLQKKRFWSHEEKRWVTLTVSARGIRTISKRGIDAVLRDLRARGEKV, from the coding sequence ATGTCGAAGCGTTGCCAGGTGACCGGCAAGGCCCCGATCACGGGCCACAACGTCAGCCACGCCCACAACGTGAGCAAGCGCCGCTTCCTGCCGAACCTGCAGAAGAAGCGCTTCTGGAGCCACGAAGAGAAGCGGTGGGTCACGCTGACCGTCAGCGCCCGCGGTATCCGCACCATTTCCAAGCGGGGAATCGACGCCGTGCTGCGCGACCTCCGCGCCCGCGGCGAAAAGGTCTGA
- a CDS encoding fatty acid desaturase, with protein MSVTSTTPQATTAPPHPRRPRLKSRSYARAARDLRRELGRELPQDELKRLHRRDPVRHFAIVARQFLLLGVCIAISAMTTHWWLWIPAAVLQGFTVFNFTVLLHEQVHNAIFSRRRPRPNAFLGWLYAFPSGISSSQFFRWHTDHHENLGSDVEDPKRAHLSPKKHTRWYKALYMTPALFPIYFRAAKQETATYEPALQRRIAIERSLTIVGHLAIAASLVVFGGWALAARVYFVPYFLVFPVAFTLNRLGQHYRIDPDDPREWSTRVDGNAFWHFVFLYSNFHLEHHYFQSVPFYNLPALNRLLRPYFEKHGIENHGYGEILWDWFVRNRTPHQDWDLEAETSARPPATTAA; from the coding sequence ATGAGCGTCACATCGACCACACCGCAGGCCACGACGGCGCCGCCGCATCCCCGGCGACCGCGTCTGAAGTCGCGCAGCTACGCGCGCGCGGCGCGCGACCTGCGCCGCGAACTCGGCCGTGAACTCCCGCAGGACGAACTCAAGCGTCTGCACCGCCGTGATCCCGTGCGCCACTTCGCGATCGTCGCGCGGCAGTTCCTCTTGTTGGGCGTGTGCATCGCCATCAGCGCGATGACGACCCACTGGTGGTTGTGGATCCCGGCCGCGGTGTTGCAGGGCTTCACCGTGTTCAACTTCACGGTCCTGCTGCACGAACAGGTGCACAACGCGATCTTCTCCAGGCGCCGTCCGCGGCCGAACGCCTTCCTGGGTTGGCTGTACGCCTTCCCCAGTGGGATCAGCTCGTCGCAGTTCTTCCGCTGGCACACCGATCACCACGAGAACCTGGGCAGCGACGTGGAAGACCCGAAACGGGCGCACCTCTCGCCGAAGAAGCACACGCGCTGGTACAAGGCGCTGTACATGACGCCGGCGCTGTTCCCGATCTACTTCCGCGCGGCGAAGCAGGAGACGGCCACCTACGAGCCCGCCCTGCAGCGGAGGATTGCGATCGAGCGGTCGTTGACCATCGTCGGTCATCTGGCGATCGCGGCGTCCCTGGTGGTGTTCGGAGGCTGGGCGCTGGCCGCGCGGGTGTACTTCGTGCCGTACTTCCTCGTGTTCCCGGTGGCCTTCACGCTGAACCGGCTGGGGCAGCACTACCGGATCGATCCCGACGATCCGCGCGAGTGGAGCACTCGTGTCGATGGCAACGCCTTCTGGCACTTCGTGTTCCTGTACTCGAACTTCCACCTCGAGCACCACTACTTCCAGAGCGTGCCGTTCTACAATCTGCCGGCGCTGAACCGGCTGCTGCGGCCGTACTTCGAGAAGCACGGGATCGAGAACCACGGCTACGGCGAGATCCTCTGGGACTGGTTCGTACGCAATCGGACGCCGCACCAGGACTGGGATCTGGAGGCCGAGACCTCGGCGCGGCCGCCGGCCACCACGGCGGCCTGA